The Brachypodium distachyon strain Bd21 chromosome 4, Brachypodium_distachyon_v3.0, whole genome shotgun sequence nucleotide sequence gccgaggccgccgaCGGGGGCGTCCGGAGCCAGGCCGAAGAGCTCGCTCGTGAAGAGGATGTCCTTCTTCCGCCGGAGCAGGTCGCGCTCGTCTTCCAGCAAGCCGAGCGGGAGGGGGAGCACCGCGGTGCACGCCGCGGCtccggccccggccccggcgccggcgccgggggcagGGCTGGGGCACATGAAGCGGTTCACGAGCGGGCgcgcggcgttccaggacttcGACTGGAAGGAGGCGGAGAGGAGGGGTTCTGATGACGAAGACGAAGAGTACTCGTTCGTGGACGACGGGTTCGTGGCGCATTCGGCGCCGCTggtgctcggcggcggcgtggtggcgTCGGAGCCCAGGAAGGAGGTGAACctgtggcgccgccgccccatgTCTCCTCCCACGCCGCTGCAGCTTCCTTGAAACCTTCATGAATCGTACGTGTCAATGGCTCAATGCCTACGCCTCTGCGCCAAATGTGTGTCCGTTCTTTAGTCTGTACAGTCGTTTACTTCTCTGTGATGCTTATAGAAAGCGTCGTTCATTGATTTTGTTCTGTAAATGTGGTGCTCGTCTTAGAGGAACTAAAGATGTACAGAGAGTCAGAGAGCCAAGGAAAACGATCCCATTTTGATCTGTAAAATCATGCCTGTTCTTCATGTGTCCACATTGCgttgctcctttttttttctccaggGCCGCCAAGATAGACTTCGATTGACTACGATTAACTTTTAATCAAAATTTCCGAGCAAGAATAAGAAAAACGATAGTATCACGAAAGAACTTTTGAagatatatatactccatctAATAAAGAAAAATTCCGGTGTCCCGTATAATGGTGGCCAAGGTCGGCATACTGTGTTTTTTGGGGACTCAGAGAAGAGTACTATATTCtccgcaaaagaaaaaaaaagagagagagaagagtaCAATAGAAACCATCATACACACACGCCTGCCAATCCAATAAGGAATAAATCACCGGGTAGAAGCTGCGGGGTAGGAACAAATTCGGTAGGATGTCGCTGAAGCACAAAAAAGAACAACCATGCATGGTCACATGGATATCCTTCTAGATGACCTCGTCCCTAGCTAGTCATACTTCTTTCGCGCGATAAGAAAATCATACTATATCGCCATCTATTTTgagatgaattttttttactttggaCTTGCTCTGTTCAGGACTGTCATCATGCATGGCCAGAATAGTCAATCGAGATGATGGCGTCCCTGCTCGCTATTTCTACCATGGCACGTACGCTCCCTCAATCTCCTCGCAGTTTAGCCTTTCACCGCGGAGGATTgatccacatgcatgcacgtatTCGTCACACCTTGCACGTGCATGGTTCACCGTGCAAAACACACCCACCGGCCACCGCAGACCGCAGTGGTCGTGTAGTGTAGTTTTTTGCACAAGGTATGCATGAGTCAGGGATTTCCTTTACTCTATGCTCATCCATGCAGTGCCGCCTTTTTAGAAGATAAAAAAACGATGCATGGATAGGTTTTGTCTTTCTTTGcgttctttgtttttctgtgGAATAGATGCAGATTGGCTCAAATGATGGGGCCATCATCCGTACATGTAAGTCGTGGTAAGAAACGAGGTGTTTTGCTGCTGCGTGCTTGCTGAGGAGATTTGCTAGTGGAGTATTAATGTGAGGGTGGGGACCAATCCAAAAAGTTGTGCTAGCTAAACATCAGAATACAAATCAAAGGCAGCAACCTGGATCAAGAGGCCATCCGACCGTGCATGCATCGCTGGTAGGTGACGGAGGCGCTGAGGAAGACTTTTGCATCTCGTCAATGCTCGGCACACGCCGGCCTGACCATCATACGACGAGGCCAGCCCATATCTTACGGGAGCTTCAGGCCCAGTCGTGCAAGACGAGCGAAACCCTAACCGCCggataaaaatcatgtttccATCTTCATGGACTATGTGGCAATCTCAATGCATGAATGAACGGTGGAATTGGCGCCGATACGTCACGGAACCGCTAGAATCGTCGCTTAGAGAGGAGAGCTTTTACTTCCCTTCCTTTCGCAAACCAAAATGCGCCGCCGTAGTTCGGGCTCGAACTCGACCGACATGGCCTCCCAGCTAGGGCCCCCacagtcgccgccgccggcgaaatACCCTCCACCGGATGCCACCACGATTACTGCTATTGGcgacgacctcctcctcgagatcttcctccgcctcccctccctcccgaGCCTCGTCCGCACGGCGTTCGCCTGCCGCACCTTCCTCGACGCTGTCCGTTCATCCCGTACCTTCCGCCGCCAATTCTGCACGTTCCACCCGCCCCAACTCCTTGGTTTCTTCATCAACCACTGCCGCTCAGGCTCGGCCATCCCTCCCTTTGTCCCCCTCCGCAGCCGATCCGACCCGGACCTCGCTGCCGTCGTCCGTGGTTCCGATTTCTTCCTCACGCGCCTCCCAGTAGACAGCAAAGATTCCTCTCCCGGGTGGTACTTCGAAGGCTGCAACGATGGCTACCTCGTCCTCGCCAACCAGAGCACCAAACAGATCGCGGTCTACAACCCCCTCGCACAGGCATTGAATCTCTTGCCCCAGGCGCCCGATGAGATCTTCCATAACTACGCTGATTTCCACATCGTCTTCCCCAACGAGGACCAGAGGTCTTTCCGTATGATCTGTGTCCAACAGCAGCTGCAGGCGCAGGTGTGCGCCACTGTCTTCTCACCGGACACCAGGGAGTGGCAGTGTTTTCCGTGGGTGGGGACCCCCACGCCGCTTCCTGGGTATGATGGAGACAACTGCCTCAATTTTTACCCTGGTACTGTGGTGAATGGATTCGTTTATTGGAAACATACTAGTCAAGCCTATGTACTCGTGCTCAACACTGTGACGCTGCAATTCTCTCGAATGGATTTGCCGCCACACTTAAAAGAGATAGACTATGCACTATTTAGTCTTGGTCAGAACAAGGATGGAGAACTCTGCATGGTTTGTGCAGACTATGATGCCAAGCAAGGAGCACTTATTGTTTGGTTTTGGAGagctgatgatgatggtgttGAGAAATGGATTCTGAATGAGGTCTGTCCACTGGATACATTTATTGATGGCTCTATGTGTTTAACAAAGGCTCATGTCACGGTGCAGCTTGTGGCGATTATCGATGGCTTTGTCTACCTATCTACTCGGTATTCGCATACTGAGTGCCTCCTATGCTTCTGCCTGGAAACAACAgagtggaagaagctcgtt carries:
- the LOC100841279 gene encoding uncharacterized protein At1g76070, encoding MERKPKHARTRSAGGAAGVFASFLRSTAASFSSSSTNFAAPRTGTGGGKSSFNHRNAFSGPMVSIVPPEARGGGRRGSNKKNSGYRTPEPSSPKVSCIGQIKRSKSKSQKTAKKAAAACCGKDGGACPLPPRPPTGASGARPKSSLVKRMSFFRRSRSRSSSSKPSGRGSTAVHAAAPAPAPAPAPGAGLGHMKRFTSGRAAFQDFDWKEAERRGSDDEDEEYSFVDDGFVAHSAPLVLGGGVVASEPRKEVNLWRRRPMSPPTPLQLP
- the LOC100844917 gene encoding uncharacterized protein LOC100844917; this encodes MASQLGPPQSPPPAKYPPPDATTITAIGDDLLLEIFLRLPSLPSLVRTAFACRTFLDAVRSSRTFRRQFCTFHPPQLLGFFINHCRSGSAIPPFVPLRSRSDPDLAAVVRGSDFFLTRLPVDSKDSSPGWYFEGCNDGYLVLANQSTKQIAVYNPLAQALNLLPQAPDEIFHNYADFHIVFPNEDQRSFRMICVQQQLQAQVCATVFSPDTREWQCFPWVGTPTPLPGYDGDNCLNFYPGTVVNGFVYWKHTSQAYVLVLNTVTLQFSRMDLPPHLKEIDYALFSLGQNKDGELCMVCADYDAKQGALIVWFWRADDDGVEKWILNEVCPLDTFIDGSMCLTKAHVTVQLVAIIDGFVYLSTRYSHTECLLCFCLETTEWKKLVDDTYARHIHPYIMAWPPSLVSNKEDSQSKVTGDSLANDGPVGTQGTPSVIFTNQTGTT